In Melanotaenia boesemani isolate fMelBoe1 chromosome 7, fMelBoe1.pri, whole genome shotgun sequence, a single window of DNA contains:
- the jakmip1 gene encoding janus kinase and microtubule-interacting protein 1 isoform X3, translating to MDGYSAMSSTTPPSAQPPKKGRKPEKTEVMADSAQATNEELRSRLMDIQIELQQERGKVCKLRERLQEQRQARELEQHKHAVAITDLRAKLHEEKLREITAARETLARQHEAELARAIKIRDTEVQRLQGLVNALRDGAADKLKNALLGEAREEARRAFDGERLKLQQEIQEQKMGRKQAEEALANALQADKAKAADLRTAYQQHQDEVHRIKRDCEKDIRRLMDELKAKDRVVCALERELGVQAGYAQKLQLQKEALDEQLGQVREAERYNHGSPKREAVPGLGENQDLLNNQDVEERDMRRFQLKIAELHSVIRKLEDRNALLADERNELLKRVREAESQMKPMFEKNKRLSKKNDDLLQTLQRMEEKLKNLSRENAEMKEKASSSRPPSQPQSTQSQLKRPSSLTDLSHAHEEQEVEFLKLQVAEQRGLIDELTQERDRLVISKKNRRKPAKLPKRHVVETYFGFDEESIDSETSSLTSYNTDLTDRTPATPEEDLEESISREESELRFRQLTREYQALQRAYALLQEQTGGSLDAEREARTREQLQMELSSCQAKIVDLEKALAERGQDSKWVEEKQYLIRTNQELHEKMCVLQQAESRLQAEVQDARDQNELLEFRVLELEVRDCTSIKLSPGGDNNSLSSRRKTYIQ from the exons ATG GACGGCTACAGTGCTATGTCATCAACCACACCTCCATCGGCCCAACCCCCTAAGAAGGGAAGGAAGCCAGAGAAAACAGAGGTGATGGCTGATTCGGCGCAGGCCACCAATGAGGAACTTCGGAGCAGACTCATGGACATTCAGATTGAGCTGCAGCAGGAGCGTGGCAAG GTCTGTAAACTCCGTGAGCGTCTCCAGGAGCAGCGGCAGGCTCGCGAGcttgaacaacacaaacatgccGTAGCCATTACTGACCTGCGTGCTAAGCTCCATGAAGAAAAGCTGCGTGAGATCACAGCTGCCCGTGAGACCCTGGCACGGCAACATGAAGCTGAGTTGGCCCGTGCCATCAAGATCCGGGATACAGAGGTGCAGAGGCTTCAGGGTCTTGTAAATGCACTAAGagatggagcagctgacaagCTTAAAAATGCTCTTCTTGGTGAGGCTCGGGAGGAGGCTAGGAGAGCTTTTGATGGGGAGAGACTAAAGTTACAGCAGGAG ATTCAGGAGCAGAAAATGGGCAGAAAGCAGGCTGAGGAAGCACTGGCAAATGCTCTTCAAGCTGATAAAGCCAAAGCAGCTGATCTTCGCACGGCCTACCAACAGCACCAGGATGAGGTGCATCGCATTAAACGAGACTGTGAGAAAGACATCCGCCGACTG ATGGATGAGTTGAAGGCCAAGGACCGGGTGGTATGTGCCCTGGAGAGGGAGCTGGGGGTGCAGGCTGGCTATGCCCAGAAACTTCAGCTTCAGAAGGAAGCCTTGGATGAGCAGCTGGGTCAGGTGCGAGAAGCTGAGAGATACAACCACGGCAGCCCCAAGAGGGAAGCAGTGCCTGGACTGGGAGAAAACCAAGACCTGCTCAACAACCAG GATGTAGAGGAGCGTGACATGAGAAGGTTTCAGCTGAAGATCGCAGAACTCCACTCGGTCATAAGGAAACTGGAGGACAGAAATGCACTGCTGGCAGATGAGAGGAATGAACTA TTGAAGCGGGTGCGAGAAGCAGAAAGCCAGATGAAGCCcatgtttgagaaaaataagcGACTGTCCAAGAAAAATGATGACCTTTTGCAAACATTACAGCGCATGGAGGAAAAACTCAAGAACCTAAGCCGTGAGAATGCAGAGATG AAGGAAAAGGCTTCTTCCTCTCGGCCGCCTTCACAGCCGCAATCCACTCAGTCCCAGTTAAAGCGGCCAAGTTCTCTGACTGACCTTAGCCATGCCCATGAGGAACAGGAAGTGGAATTTCTCaagctgcaggttgctgagcaACGCGGCCTCATTGATGAGCTCACGCAG GAACGTGATCGATTGGTGATCAGCAAGAAAAACCGAAGGAAACCTGCTAAGCTGCCAAAA AGGCATGTTGTGGAGACATATTTTGGATTTGATGAGGAGTCCATAGACTCTGAAACTTCATCGTTGACCTCCTATAACACTGACCTCACTGACCGCACACCTGCCACCCCTGAGGAAGATTTGGAAGAG AGCATTTCCCGTGAGGAGTCAGAGCTTCGTTTCCGTCAACTCACTAGAGAATATCAGGCCCTTCAGCGGGCCTACGCCCTCCTGCAGGAGCAGACTGGGGGCTCTTTGGATGCTGAGAGGGAGGCCAGG ACTCGTGAGCAGCTGCAGATGGAACTGAGCAGCTGCCAGGCCAAGATTGTTGACCTGGAGAAAGCTCTGGCTGAGAGGGGGCAG GATTCAAAGTGGGTGGAGGAGAAACAATACTTGATCAGGACAAACCAGGAACTGCATGAGAAG atgtgtgtgttgcagcaggcgGAGTCGCGGCTGCAGGCTGAGGTTCAGGACGCTCGGGACCAGAATGAGCTGCTGGAATTCCGAGTACTGGAACTGGAAGTAAGAGACTGTACCAGCATCAAACTGTCACCAGGAGGCGACAACAACAGTCTCAGCTCCAGACGCAAAACCTACATACAGTGA
- the jakmip1 gene encoding janus kinase and microtubule-interacting protein 1 isoform X2, whose translation MQDGYSAMSSTTPPSAQPPKKGRKPEKTEVMADSAQATNEELRSRLMDIQIELQQERGKVCKLRERLQEQRQARELEQHKHAVAITDLRAKLHEEKLREITAARETLARQHEAELARAIKIRDTEVQRLQGLVNALRDGAADKLKNALLGEAREEARRAFDGERLKLQQEIQEQKMGRKQAEEALANALQADKAKAADLRTAYQQHQDEVHRIKRDCEKDIRRLMDELKAKDRVVCALERELGVQAGYAQKLQLQKEALDEQLGQVREAERYNHGSPKREAVPGLGENQDLLNNQDVEERDMRRFQLKIAELHSVIRKLEDRNALLADERNELLKRVREAESQMKPMFEKNKRLSKKNDDLLQTLQRMEEKLKNLSRENAEMKEKASSSRPPSQPQSTQSQLKRPSSLTDLSHAHEEQEVEFLKLQVAEQRGLIDELTQERDRLVISKKNRRKPAKLPKRHVVETYFGFDEESIDSETSSLTSYNTDLTDRTPATPEEDLEESISREESELRFRQLTREYQALQRAYALLQEQTGGSLDAEREARTREQLQMELSSCQAKIVDLEKALAERGQDSKWVEEKQYLIRTNQELHEKMCVLQQAESRLQAEVQDARDQNELLEFRVLELEVRDCTSIKLSPGGDNNSLSSRRKTYIQ comes from the exons ATG CAGGACGGCTACAGTGCTATGTCATCAACCACACCTCCATCGGCCCAACCCCCTAAGAAGGGAAGGAAGCCAGAGAAAACAGAGGTGATGGCTGATTCGGCGCAGGCCACCAATGAGGAACTTCGGAGCAGACTCATGGACATTCAGATTGAGCTGCAGCAGGAGCGTGGCAAG GTCTGTAAACTCCGTGAGCGTCTCCAGGAGCAGCGGCAGGCTCGCGAGcttgaacaacacaaacatgccGTAGCCATTACTGACCTGCGTGCTAAGCTCCATGAAGAAAAGCTGCGTGAGATCACAGCTGCCCGTGAGACCCTGGCACGGCAACATGAAGCTGAGTTGGCCCGTGCCATCAAGATCCGGGATACAGAGGTGCAGAGGCTTCAGGGTCTTGTAAATGCACTAAGagatggagcagctgacaagCTTAAAAATGCTCTTCTTGGTGAGGCTCGGGAGGAGGCTAGGAGAGCTTTTGATGGGGAGAGACTAAAGTTACAGCAGGAG ATTCAGGAGCAGAAAATGGGCAGAAAGCAGGCTGAGGAAGCACTGGCAAATGCTCTTCAAGCTGATAAAGCCAAAGCAGCTGATCTTCGCACGGCCTACCAACAGCACCAGGATGAGGTGCATCGCATTAAACGAGACTGTGAGAAAGACATCCGCCGACTG ATGGATGAGTTGAAGGCCAAGGACCGGGTGGTATGTGCCCTGGAGAGGGAGCTGGGGGTGCAGGCTGGCTATGCCCAGAAACTTCAGCTTCAGAAGGAAGCCTTGGATGAGCAGCTGGGTCAGGTGCGAGAAGCTGAGAGATACAACCACGGCAGCCCCAAGAGGGAAGCAGTGCCTGGACTGGGAGAAAACCAAGACCTGCTCAACAACCAG GATGTAGAGGAGCGTGACATGAGAAGGTTTCAGCTGAAGATCGCAGAACTCCACTCGGTCATAAGGAAACTGGAGGACAGAAATGCACTGCTGGCAGATGAGAGGAATGAACTA TTGAAGCGGGTGCGAGAAGCAGAAAGCCAGATGAAGCCcatgtttgagaaaaataagcGACTGTCCAAGAAAAATGATGACCTTTTGCAAACATTACAGCGCATGGAGGAAAAACTCAAGAACCTAAGCCGTGAGAATGCAGAGATG AAGGAAAAGGCTTCTTCCTCTCGGCCGCCTTCACAGCCGCAATCCACTCAGTCCCAGTTAAAGCGGCCAAGTTCTCTGACTGACCTTAGCCATGCCCATGAGGAACAGGAAGTGGAATTTCTCaagctgcaggttgctgagcaACGCGGCCTCATTGATGAGCTCACGCAG GAACGTGATCGATTGGTGATCAGCAAGAAAAACCGAAGGAAACCTGCTAAGCTGCCAAAA AGGCATGTTGTGGAGACATATTTTGGATTTGATGAGGAGTCCATAGACTCTGAAACTTCATCGTTGACCTCCTATAACACTGACCTCACTGACCGCACACCTGCCACCCCTGAGGAAGATTTGGAAGAG AGCATTTCCCGTGAGGAGTCAGAGCTTCGTTTCCGTCAACTCACTAGAGAATATCAGGCCCTTCAGCGGGCCTACGCCCTCCTGCAGGAGCAGACTGGGGGCTCTTTGGATGCTGAGAGGGAGGCCAGG ACTCGTGAGCAGCTGCAGATGGAACTGAGCAGCTGCCAGGCCAAGATTGTTGACCTGGAGAAAGCTCTGGCTGAGAGGGGGCAG GATTCAAAGTGGGTGGAGGAGAAACAATACTTGATCAGGACAAACCAGGAACTGCATGAGAAG atgtgtgtgttgcagcaggcgGAGTCGCGGCTGCAGGCTGAGGTTCAGGACGCTCGGGACCAGAATGAGCTGCTGGAATTCCGAGTACTGGAACTGGAAGTAAGAGACTGTACCAGCATCAAACTGTCACCAGGAGGCGACAACAACAGTCTCAGCTCCAGACGCAAAACCTACATACAGTGA
- the jakmip1 gene encoding janus kinase and microtubule-interacting protein 1 isoform X1 — protein sequence MMMLQDGYSAMSSTTPPSAQPPKKGRKPEKTEVMADSAQATNEELRSRLMDIQIELQQERGKVCKLRERLQEQRQARELEQHKHAVAITDLRAKLHEEKLREITAARETLARQHEAELARAIKIRDTEVQRLQGLVNALRDGAADKLKNALLGEAREEARRAFDGERLKLQQEIQEQKMGRKQAEEALANALQADKAKAADLRTAYQQHQDEVHRIKRDCEKDIRRLMDELKAKDRVVCALERELGVQAGYAQKLQLQKEALDEQLGQVREAERYNHGSPKREAVPGLGENQDLLNNQDVEERDMRRFQLKIAELHSVIRKLEDRNALLADERNELLKRVREAESQMKPMFEKNKRLSKKNDDLLQTLQRMEEKLKNLSRENAEMKEKASSSRPPSQPQSTQSQLKRPSSLTDLSHAHEEQEVEFLKLQVAEQRGLIDELTQERDRLVISKKNRRKPAKLPKRHVVETYFGFDEESIDSETSSLTSYNTDLTDRTPATPEEDLEESISREESELRFRQLTREYQALQRAYALLQEQTGGSLDAEREARTREQLQMELSSCQAKIVDLEKALAERGQDSKWVEEKQYLIRTNQELHEKMCVLQQAESRLQAEVQDARDQNELLEFRVLELEVRDCTSIKLSPGGDNNSLSSRRKTYIQ from the exons ATGATGATGTTGCAG GACGGCTACAGTGCTATGTCATCAACCACACCTCCATCGGCCCAACCCCCTAAGAAGGGAAGGAAGCCAGAGAAAACAGAGGTGATGGCTGATTCGGCGCAGGCCACCAATGAGGAACTTCGGAGCAGACTCATGGACATTCAGATTGAGCTGCAGCAGGAGCGTGGCAAG GTCTGTAAACTCCGTGAGCGTCTCCAGGAGCAGCGGCAGGCTCGCGAGcttgaacaacacaaacatgccGTAGCCATTACTGACCTGCGTGCTAAGCTCCATGAAGAAAAGCTGCGTGAGATCACAGCTGCCCGTGAGACCCTGGCACGGCAACATGAAGCTGAGTTGGCCCGTGCCATCAAGATCCGGGATACAGAGGTGCAGAGGCTTCAGGGTCTTGTAAATGCACTAAGagatggagcagctgacaagCTTAAAAATGCTCTTCTTGGTGAGGCTCGGGAGGAGGCTAGGAGAGCTTTTGATGGGGAGAGACTAAAGTTACAGCAGGAG ATTCAGGAGCAGAAAATGGGCAGAAAGCAGGCTGAGGAAGCACTGGCAAATGCTCTTCAAGCTGATAAAGCCAAAGCAGCTGATCTTCGCACGGCCTACCAACAGCACCAGGATGAGGTGCATCGCATTAAACGAGACTGTGAGAAAGACATCCGCCGACTG ATGGATGAGTTGAAGGCCAAGGACCGGGTGGTATGTGCCCTGGAGAGGGAGCTGGGGGTGCAGGCTGGCTATGCCCAGAAACTTCAGCTTCAGAAGGAAGCCTTGGATGAGCAGCTGGGTCAGGTGCGAGAAGCTGAGAGATACAACCACGGCAGCCCCAAGAGGGAAGCAGTGCCTGGACTGGGAGAAAACCAAGACCTGCTCAACAACCAG GATGTAGAGGAGCGTGACATGAGAAGGTTTCAGCTGAAGATCGCAGAACTCCACTCGGTCATAAGGAAACTGGAGGACAGAAATGCACTGCTGGCAGATGAGAGGAATGAACTA TTGAAGCGGGTGCGAGAAGCAGAAAGCCAGATGAAGCCcatgtttgagaaaaataagcGACTGTCCAAGAAAAATGATGACCTTTTGCAAACATTACAGCGCATGGAGGAAAAACTCAAGAACCTAAGCCGTGAGAATGCAGAGATG AAGGAAAAGGCTTCTTCCTCTCGGCCGCCTTCACAGCCGCAATCCACTCAGTCCCAGTTAAAGCGGCCAAGTTCTCTGACTGACCTTAGCCATGCCCATGAGGAACAGGAAGTGGAATTTCTCaagctgcaggttgctgagcaACGCGGCCTCATTGATGAGCTCACGCAG GAACGTGATCGATTGGTGATCAGCAAGAAAAACCGAAGGAAACCTGCTAAGCTGCCAAAA AGGCATGTTGTGGAGACATATTTTGGATTTGATGAGGAGTCCATAGACTCTGAAACTTCATCGTTGACCTCCTATAACACTGACCTCACTGACCGCACACCTGCCACCCCTGAGGAAGATTTGGAAGAG AGCATTTCCCGTGAGGAGTCAGAGCTTCGTTTCCGTCAACTCACTAGAGAATATCAGGCCCTTCAGCGGGCCTACGCCCTCCTGCAGGAGCAGACTGGGGGCTCTTTGGATGCTGAGAGGGAGGCCAGG ACTCGTGAGCAGCTGCAGATGGAACTGAGCAGCTGCCAGGCCAAGATTGTTGACCTGGAGAAAGCTCTGGCTGAGAGGGGGCAG GATTCAAAGTGGGTGGAGGAGAAACAATACTTGATCAGGACAAACCAGGAACTGCATGAGAAG atgtgtgtgttgcagcaggcgGAGTCGCGGCTGCAGGCTGAGGTTCAGGACGCTCGGGACCAGAATGAGCTGCTGGAATTCCGAGTACTGGAACTGGAAGTAAGAGACTGTACCAGCATCAAACTGTCACCAGGAGGCGACAACAACAGTCTCAGCTCCAGACGCAAAACCTACATACAGTGA
- the jakmip1 gene encoding janus kinase and microtubule-interacting protein 1 isoform X5 — protein sequence MMMLQQDGYSAMSSTTPPSAQPPKKGRKPEKTEVMADSAQATNEELRSRLMDIQIELQQERGKVCKLRERLQEQRQARELEQHKHAVAITDLRAKLHEEKLREITAARETLARQHEAELARAIKIRDTEVQRLQGLVNALRDGAADKLKNALLGEAREEARRAFDGERLKLQQEIQEQKMGRKQAEEALANALQADKAKAADLRTAYQQHQDEVHRIKRDCEKDIRRLMDELKAKDRVVCALERELGVQAGYAQKLQLQKEALDEQLGQVREAERYNHGSPKREAVPGLGENQDLLNNQDVEERDMRRFQLKIAELHSVIRKLEDRNALLADERNELLKRVREAESQMKPMFEKNKRLSKKNDDLLQTLQRMEEKLKNLSRENAEMKEKASSSRPPSQPQSTQSQLKRPSSLTDLSHAHEEQEVEFLKLQVAEQRGLIDELTQERDRLVISKKNRRKPAKLPKRHVVETYFGFDEESIDSETSSLTSYNTDLTDRTPATPEEDLEESISREESELRFRQLTREYQALQRAYALLQEQTGGSLDAEREARTREQLQMELSSCQAKIVDLEKALAERGQDSKWVEEKQYLIRTNQELHEKMCVLQQAESRLQAEVQDARDQNELLEFRVLELEERERRSPALNLHMSAFPENSSSALQIYCHQEGVKDVIIPELMKKLDILGDNGNLRNEEQVAVIQAGTVISLCEKWLKQIDSTEAALTQKMIDLENDKELFSKQKGFLEEELDYRKQALDQAYMRIEELEATLYSALQQEQPACQAVAESLTDRQREELRLAVDKLRRQILRQSRQYDSQILQERMELLQQAQQRIRELEDRIDLQKRQIKEIEEKFLFLFLFFSLAFILWP from the exons ATGATGATGTTGCAG CAGGACGGCTACAGTGCTATGTCATCAACCACACCTCCATCGGCCCAACCCCCTAAGAAGGGAAGGAAGCCAGAGAAAACAGAGGTGATGGCTGATTCGGCGCAGGCCACCAATGAGGAACTTCGGAGCAGACTCATGGACATTCAGATTGAGCTGCAGCAGGAGCGTGGCAAG GTCTGTAAACTCCGTGAGCGTCTCCAGGAGCAGCGGCAGGCTCGCGAGcttgaacaacacaaacatgccGTAGCCATTACTGACCTGCGTGCTAAGCTCCATGAAGAAAAGCTGCGTGAGATCACAGCTGCCCGTGAGACCCTGGCACGGCAACATGAAGCTGAGTTGGCCCGTGCCATCAAGATCCGGGATACAGAGGTGCAGAGGCTTCAGGGTCTTGTAAATGCACTAAGagatggagcagctgacaagCTTAAAAATGCTCTTCTTGGTGAGGCTCGGGAGGAGGCTAGGAGAGCTTTTGATGGGGAGAGACTAAAGTTACAGCAGGAG ATTCAGGAGCAGAAAATGGGCAGAAAGCAGGCTGAGGAAGCACTGGCAAATGCTCTTCAAGCTGATAAAGCCAAAGCAGCTGATCTTCGCACGGCCTACCAACAGCACCAGGATGAGGTGCATCGCATTAAACGAGACTGTGAGAAAGACATCCGCCGACTG ATGGATGAGTTGAAGGCCAAGGACCGGGTGGTATGTGCCCTGGAGAGGGAGCTGGGGGTGCAGGCTGGCTATGCCCAGAAACTTCAGCTTCAGAAGGAAGCCTTGGATGAGCAGCTGGGTCAGGTGCGAGAAGCTGAGAGATACAACCACGGCAGCCCCAAGAGGGAAGCAGTGCCTGGACTGGGAGAAAACCAAGACCTGCTCAACAACCAG GATGTAGAGGAGCGTGACATGAGAAGGTTTCAGCTGAAGATCGCAGAACTCCACTCGGTCATAAGGAAACTGGAGGACAGAAATGCACTGCTGGCAGATGAGAGGAATGAACTA TTGAAGCGGGTGCGAGAAGCAGAAAGCCAGATGAAGCCcatgtttgagaaaaataagcGACTGTCCAAGAAAAATGATGACCTTTTGCAAACATTACAGCGCATGGAGGAAAAACTCAAGAACCTAAGCCGTGAGAATGCAGAGATG AAGGAAAAGGCTTCTTCCTCTCGGCCGCCTTCACAGCCGCAATCCACTCAGTCCCAGTTAAAGCGGCCAAGTTCTCTGACTGACCTTAGCCATGCCCATGAGGAACAGGAAGTGGAATTTCTCaagctgcaggttgctgagcaACGCGGCCTCATTGATGAGCTCACGCAG GAACGTGATCGATTGGTGATCAGCAAGAAAAACCGAAGGAAACCTGCTAAGCTGCCAAAA AGGCATGTTGTGGAGACATATTTTGGATTTGATGAGGAGTCCATAGACTCTGAAACTTCATCGTTGACCTCCTATAACACTGACCTCACTGACCGCACACCTGCCACCCCTGAGGAAGATTTGGAAGAG AGCATTTCCCGTGAGGAGTCAGAGCTTCGTTTCCGTCAACTCACTAGAGAATATCAGGCCCTTCAGCGGGCCTACGCCCTCCTGCAGGAGCAGACTGGGGGCTCTTTGGATGCTGAGAGGGAGGCCAGG ACTCGTGAGCAGCTGCAGATGGAACTGAGCAGCTGCCAGGCCAAGATTGTTGACCTGGAGAAAGCTCTGGCTGAGAGGGGGCAG GATTCAAAGTGGGTGGAGGAGAAACAATACTTGATCAGGACAAACCAGGAACTGCATGAGAAG atgtgtgtgttgcagcaggcgGAGTCGCGGCTGCAGGCTGAGGTTCAGGACGCTCGGGACCAGAATGAGCTGCTGGAATTCCGAGTACTGGAACTGGAA GAGAGGGAGCGCAGATCTCCTGCCCTCAACCTCCACATGTCTGCGTTTCCTGAAAACAGTAGTAGTGCCCTGCAGATCTACTGCCACCAGGAGGGAGTCAAG gACGTGATCATTCCTGAGCTGATGAAGAAGCTGGATATTTTGGGGGATAATGGG AATCTCagaaatgaggagcaggtggcGGTGATCCAGGCAGGGACAGTGATCTCGCTCTGTGAAAAG tGGTTGAAGCAGATTGATAGCACAGAAGCTGCCCTCACACAAAAGATGATCGACCTGGAAAATGACAAG GAGCTATTCAGTAAGCAGAAGGGATTCCTTGAGGAGGAGTTGGACTACAGGAAACAGGCCTTGGACCAGGCCTACATG AGGATCGAGGAGCTGGAGGCCACGCTGTATAGCGCTCTGCAACAGGAGCAGCCGGCATGCCAGGCGGTGGCTGAATCGCTGACAGACAGGCAGAGGGAGGAGCTGAGGCTAGCTGTGGACAAGCTGCGGCGTCAGATTCTCCGGCAGAGCCGGCAGTATGACAGTCAAATCTTACAGGAGCGCATGGAGCTCCTTCAGCAGGCCCAGCAG AGGATTAGAGAGCTGGAGGACAGGATTGACTTGCaaaagagacaaataaaggaaatagAGGAAAAG TTTTtgttcctctttttatttttttctttagcatttATTCTTTGGCCTTAA
- the jakmip1 gene encoding janus kinase and microtubule-interacting protein 1 isoform X4 yields MSSTTPPSAQPPKKGRKPEKTEVMADSAQATNEELRSRLMDIQIELQQERGKVCKLRERLQEQRQARELEQHKHAVAITDLRAKLHEEKLREITAARETLARQHEAELARAIKIRDTEVQRLQGLVNALRDGAADKLKNALLGEAREEARRAFDGERLKLQQEIQEQKMGRKQAEEALANALQADKAKAADLRTAYQQHQDEVHRIKRDCEKDIRRLMDELKAKDRVVCALERELGVQAGYAQKLQLQKEALDEQLGQVREAERYNHGSPKREAVPGLGENQDLLNNQDVEERDMRRFQLKIAELHSVIRKLEDRNALLADERNELLKRVREAESQMKPMFEKNKRLSKKNDDLLQTLQRMEEKLKNLSRENAEMKEKASSSRPPSQPQSTQSQLKRPSSLTDLSHAHEEQEVEFLKLQVAEQRGLIDELTQERDRLVISKKNRRKPAKLPKRHVVETYFGFDEESIDSETSSLTSYNTDLTDRTPATPEEDLEESISREESELRFRQLTREYQALQRAYALLQEQTGGSLDAEREARTREQLQMELSSCQAKIVDLEKALAERGQDSKWVEEKQYLIRTNQELHEKMCVLQQAESRLQAEVQDARDQNELLEFRVLELEVRDCTSIKLSPGGDNNSLSSRRKTYIQ; encoded by the exons ATGTCATCAACCACACCTCCATCGGCCCAACCCCCTAAGAAGGGAAGGAAGCCAGAGAAAACAGAGGTGATGGCTGATTCGGCGCAGGCCACCAATGAGGAACTTCGGAGCAGACTCATGGACATTCAGATTGAGCTGCAGCAGGAGCGTGGCAAG GTCTGTAAACTCCGTGAGCGTCTCCAGGAGCAGCGGCAGGCTCGCGAGcttgaacaacacaaacatgccGTAGCCATTACTGACCTGCGTGCTAAGCTCCATGAAGAAAAGCTGCGTGAGATCACAGCTGCCCGTGAGACCCTGGCACGGCAACATGAAGCTGAGTTGGCCCGTGCCATCAAGATCCGGGATACAGAGGTGCAGAGGCTTCAGGGTCTTGTAAATGCACTAAGagatggagcagctgacaagCTTAAAAATGCTCTTCTTGGTGAGGCTCGGGAGGAGGCTAGGAGAGCTTTTGATGGGGAGAGACTAAAGTTACAGCAGGAG ATTCAGGAGCAGAAAATGGGCAGAAAGCAGGCTGAGGAAGCACTGGCAAATGCTCTTCAAGCTGATAAAGCCAAAGCAGCTGATCTTCGCACGGCCTACCAACAGCACCAGGATGAGGTGCATCGCATTAAACGAGACTGTGAGAAAGACATCCGCCGACTG ATGGATGAGTTGAAGGCCAAGGACCGGGTGGTATGTGCCCTGGAGAGGGAGCTGGGGGTGCAGGCTGGCTATGCCCAGAAACTTCAGCTTCAGAAGGAAGCCTTGGATGAGCAGCTGGGTCAGGTGCGAGAAGCTGAGAGATACAACCACGGCAGCCCCAAGAGGGAAGCAGTGCCTGGACTGGGAGAAAACCAAGACCTGCTCAACAACCAG GATGTAGAGGAGCGTGACATGAGAAGGTTTCAGCTGAAGATCGCAGAACTCCACTCGGTCATAAGGAAACTGGAGGACAGAAATGCACTGCTGGCAGATGAGAGGAATGAACTA TTGAAGCGGGTGCGAGAAGCAGAAAGCCAGATGAAGCCcatgtttgagaaaaataagcGACTGTCCAAGAAAAATGATGACCTTTTGCAAACATTACAGCGCATGGAGGAAAAACTCAAGAACCTAAGCCGTGAGAATGCAGAGATG AAGGAAAAGGCTTCTTCCTCTCGGCCGCCTTCACAGCCGCAATCCACTCAGTCCCAGTTAAAGCGGCCAAGTTCTCTGACTGACCTTAGCCATGCCCATGAGGAACAGGAAGTGGAATTTCTCaagctgcaggttgctgagcaACGCGGCCTCATTGATGAGCTCACGCAG GAACGTGATCGATTGGTGATCAGCAAGAAAAACCGAAGGAAACCTGCTAAGCTGCCAAAA AGGCATGTTGTGGAGACATATTTTGGATTTGATGAGGAGTCCATAGACTCTGAAACTTCATCGTTGACCTCCTATAACACTGACCTCACTGACCGCACACCTGCCACCCCTGAGGAAGATTTGGAAGAG AGCATTTCCCGTGAGGAGTCAGAGCTTCGTTTCCGTCAACTCACTAGAGAATATCAGGCCCTTCAGCGGGCCTACGCCCTCCTGCAGGAGCAGACTGGGGGCTCTTTGGATGCTGAGAGGGAGGCCAGG ACTCGTGAGCAGCTGCAGATGGAACTGAGCAGCTGCCAGGCCAAGATTGTTGACCTGGAGAAAGCTCTGGCTGAGAGGGGGCAG GATTCAAAGTGGGTGGAGGAGAAACAATACTTGATCAGGACAAACCAGGAACTGCATGAGAAG atgtgtgtgttgcagcaggcgGAGTCGCGGCTGCAGGCTGAGGTTCAGGACGCTCGGGACCAGAATGAGCTGCTGGAATTCCGAGTACTGGAACTGGAAGTAAGAGACTGTACCAGCATCAAACTGTCACCAGGAGGCGACAACAACAGTCTCAGCTCCAGACGCAAAACCTACATACAGTGA